In Aquimarina spinulae, a single window of DNA contains:
- a CDS encoding peptidoglycan DD-metalloendopeptidase family protein, which produces MKQIGYLLLIAVVLFSCQKEKKEAKIIVPEVIEEEKAPPIITEFGYVLNDFNVVKDTIRPGDSFGAIMDTHGISRTKVFEITNTIKDTFNVARIQAGKPYMLLKSKDTTEKAQVFVYQNNKIDYTVIDFRDSIIAKKSKKPVTLVEKTASGIINSSLMQTFDDMDLNFLVAYNMADIYAWTIDFTRLQAGDRFKVVYTEKFIDDTIPAGVDQIKASYFEHRGKPIYAFRFMDDSINNSIDYYDEKANNLRRAFLTAPVKFSRISSRYNLKRRIKYYGNKVRPHRGTDFAAPIGTPILATSDGVVTKSERRGGNGKYVKIRHNATYDTQYLHMSRQAVKVGEFVKQGDVIGYIGMTGNTGGPHVCYRFWKNGKEVDPFKQDLPASKPLADSLKQRFHNHIQPLKTELDSISFKPQKPQEIL; this is translated from the coding sequence TTGAAGCAAATAGGTTATTTACTACTTATAGCGGTAGTATTATTTTCATGTCAGAAAGAAAAAAAAGAAGCAAAAATTATTGTTCCTGAAGTTATTGAGGAAGAAAAAGCACCTCCTATCATAACCGAATTCGGTTATGTCCTAAATGATTTTAATGTTGTGAAAGACACCATACGTCCCGGAGATAGTTTTGGTGCTATTATGGATACTCATGGCATAAGTAGAACTAAAGTATTCGAGATCACAAATACTATTAAAGATACTTTTAATGTAGCCAGAATCCAGGCAGGAAAACCTTATATGCTTCTTAAATCAAAAGATACTACAGAAAAAGCGCAGGTATTTGTATATCAAAATAACAAAATCGATTATACTGTGATCGATTTTAGAGATAGTATTATTGCCAAAAAAAGTAAAAAACCGGTAACACTGGTTGAAAAAACTGCTTCAGGAATTATAAACAGCAGTTTAATGCAAACATTTGATGATATGGATCTCAATTTTTTGGTTGCATATAACATGGCAGATATTTATGCCTGGACTATTGATTTTACTAGATTACAGGCAGGAGATAGATTTAAGGTAGTTTATACCGAGAAATTTATTGATGACACTATTCCTGCTGGAGTTGACCAAATTAAAGCATCGTATTTTGAGCACAGAGGTAAACCAATCTATGCCTTTAGGTTTATGGATGATTCTATTAACAATTCTATAGATTATTATGATGAAAAAGCTAATAATCTGCGAAGAGCGTTTCTTACCGCTCCGGTAAAATTTAGTAGAATTTCTTCTAGATATAATCTTAAACGCAGAATCAAATACTATGGTAATAAAGTAAGGCCGCATCGAGGTACTGATTTTGCCGCTCCTATAGGCACGCCGATATTAGCCACTTCAGACGGAGTCGTAACCAAATCTGAACGAAGAGGTGGAAATGGTAAATATGTAAAAATAAGACATAACGCTACTTATGACACTCAATACCTACATATGAGTAGACAAGCTGTAAAAGTAGGTGAGTTTGTAAAACAAGGAGATGTTATAGGATATATTGGGATGACCGGTAATACCGGAGGTCCCCATGTATGTTACAGATTCTGGAAAAACGGAAAAGAAGTAGATCCGTTTAAACAAGATCTTCCGGCTTCAAAACCACTAGCCGATAGTCTTAAACAAAGGTTTCATAACCACATTCAACCTTTAAAGACCGAATTAGATAGTATTTCTTTTAAACCACAAAAACCACAGGAAATTTTATAG
- the pgi gene encoding glucose-6-phosphate isomerase — protein sequence MTLPTINPTTTKAWEALQSHYKTIKDTHLKNLFEKQPDRATALSIEWKDFYVDYSKNRIDKTTKKLLLDLAREVKLDEAIQRYFDGSTINETENRAVLHTALRTPSTYQVTIDGKNIISEVTNVKEKIKSFSHQVISGNLKGYTGKAFTDIVNIGIGGSDLGPTMITESLAYYKNHLNLHFISNVDGDHVHQNLKNLNPETTLFVVVSKTFSTQETISNATTARNWFTKNAPKEAVGNHFVAVSSNISNVTNFGIAEENIFPLWDWVGGRFSLWSAVGLSICLSIGYENFEALLAGAHEMDEHFKNTPFEENIPVILGMLSIWYNNFFNAESEAIIPYSQYLHRLPAYLQQGIMESNGKSIDRNGNPINYQTGTIIWGEPGTNAQHAFFQLIHQGTKLIPAEFIGFKHSLFGDQDHQNKLMANFFAQTEALMNGKTQEEVLQELNAINSSEERLKKLLPFKVFAGNKPTTTILINTLTPKNLGALVSMYEQRIFVQGIIWNIFSYDQWGVELGKQLATTILSEIDTHEVKKHDSSTNTLLQRYLKKSE from the coding sequence ATGACATTACCAACTATTAACCCAACCACCACAAAAGCCTGGGAAGCATTACAATCTCATTACAAAACTATAAAAGACACACATCTTAAAAATCTTTTCGAAAAACAGCCAGATCGTGCTACTGCCTTGTCGATCGAATGGAAGGATTTTTATGTAGATTATTCTAAAAACAGAATCGATAAGACTACAAAAAAATTGTTATTAGATCTGGCTAGAGAAGTAAAACTTGATGAAGCCATACAACGTTATTTTGACGGAAGCACTATCAATGAAACAGAAAATAGAGCTGTTCTACACACGGCTCTTAGAACGCCATCAACATATCAAGTTACCATTGATGGTAAAAATATAATTTCAGAAGTTACAAACGTAAAAGAAAAAATAAAGTCCTTTAGCCATCAGGTTATTTCAGGAAATCTTAAAGGATATACAGGTAAAGCTTTTACCGATATTGTAAATATTGGTATTGGAGGGTCTGACCTTGGCCCTACTATGATTACAGAGTCCTTAGCTTATTATAAGAATCACCTTAACCTACATTTTATTTCTAATGTAGATGGAGATCATGTTCATCAAAACTTAAAAAATTTAAACCCAGAGACTACTTTATTTGTGGTTGTATCTAAAACCTTTTCTACTCAAGAAACGATATCCAATGCTACAACAGCAAGAAATTGGTTCACCAAAAATGCACCAAAAGAAGCGGTAGGAAACCATTTTGTAGCCGTATCAAGTAATATTTCTAATGTGACCAACTTTGGGATTGCAGAAGAAAATATCTTCCCACTATGGGATTGGGTTGGTGGTCGTTTTTCTTTATGGAGCGCAGTTGGGCTATCTATATGTTTATCTATAGGTTATGAAAATTTTGAAGCTCTGCTAGCAGGTGCTCATGAAATGGATGAGCATTTTAAGAATACTCCTTTTGAAGAAAATATTCCAGTAATTTTAGGAATGCTTAGTATATGGTATAATAATTTTTTTAATGCAGAAAGTGAAGCTATTATCCCGTATTCTCAATATTTGCATAGATTACCGGCATACCTGCAGCAAGGTATTATGGAAAGTAACGGAAAAAGTATTGATCGCAATGGTAATCCTATTAACTACCAAACGGGTACGATTATCTGGGGTGAACCAGGCACCAATGCCCAACATGCCTTTTTTCAATTGATTCATCAAGGGACAAAATTGATTCCAGCAGAGTTTATTGGCTTTAAGCACTCTTTATTTGGGGATCAGGATCATCAAAATAAATTAATGGCCAACTTTTTTGCACAAACAGAAGCCTTGATGAATGGTAAAACACAAGAAGAAGTGCTTCAGGAATTAAATGCAATAAATAGCTCTGAAGAAAGACTGAAAAAACTATTACCTTTTAAAGTATTTGCAGGTAACAAACCTACTACTACTATTTTAATTAACACCCTTACTCCTAAAAACTTAGGAGCATTAGTATCAATGTATGAACAACGTATTTTTGTTCAAGGTATCATATGGAATATTTTTAGCTATGATCAATGGGGTGTAGAATTAGGTAAGCAATTGGCTACTACTATCTTATCAGAAATCGATACTCATGAGGTTAAAAAACATGATTCGTCAACAAATACGCTTTTACAACGGTATTTAAAGAAATCTGAATAA
- a CDS encoding TonB-dependent receptor produces the protein MKKITFLFVVILMAVVGETFAQGVTKSSINGKITDNTGQALPGANVVAIHTPSGTKYGAITDFDGFYRIANMRTGGPYKVTISYVGFKDYVKDNTFLQLGDSQNISTQMIEEASALEQVIITVTNNSVFDSGKTGTETTVTERQINSLPSVSRSVADFVRITPQAQITEGDDGFSVSLAGQNNRYNALYIDGGVSNDVFGLAGSGTDGGQTGVNPFSIDAIETFQINIAPFDVRQSGFSGGAINAITRSGTNNIEGSAYTYFRNESLTGKTPPDLVGTGESREKLSDYSAKIYGARIGGPIIKDKLFYFVNYEREEQETPQPFNFSNYQGNATLADVQNLSNFLQTTYGYDTGGFDNNTRTLDSDKLTVKLDWNINDNHQLSVKHNFVKADNLEARNSGNRNIGFINGSELFKSTKNETTLEFSSSIGSWASNNLLIGYKSVRDDRDPSGNPFPTVDIRDGGGTISFGAEPFSTANLLDQDIVNIANNFEIYSGKHTVTIGTQHEFSKIKNLFFAFNYGDYTFNSLNDFFNGIIDEYQKGYSLVGGTAVGDESSGASEFKLYQPSFYVQDEISVTDNFKLTAGLRVDVPIFDAGAENADFNDRTIPLLEAAGKDLQGARVGEKIRPSAHLSPRVGFNWDVKNDKTTQVRGGFGIFTSRIPLVWPGGSYNNNGITGGFTGGFNLDPSTITFNPNVNQQPVAVAPGTGETAGNIDIFTPDLKLPQVMKYNIAVDQKLPLWGLIASADFLYTDVITNIYYQNLNIRGPEGTLNGADNRPYYSDSFGDRIDNTYGRIILGTNTGEGFSYNTSFTLRKPFDNGFQGSVSYSYGESESIFDGTSSQNSSQWRNIQTVNGKNSNIPRSRSDFSQGSRFSANVSYEKEYLGFMKSTIALFYEGTQGTPHSFVYREGRDLLNDDSRDNALIYIPSNASEINLVPFRDSDGDIIPGSATPAEQWASLDAFIEGNDYLRKRRGGYAERNGDRGPWSHAIDLKFLQDFYIKTGEKKNTLQLSLDIFNFTNLLNKDWGKRKFIPGNIALIETVRGGTADPEFTFDASSFEDGIEQIDDNGLQSSRWQMQVGLRYIFN, from the coding sequence ATGAAAAAGATTACATTTTTATTTGTTGTAATCCTTATGGCAGTCGTTGGGGAAACGTTTGCGCAAGGGGTAACCAAATCTTCCATTAATGGTAAGATAACTGATAATACAGGACAAGCTCTTCCTGGTGCCAATGTAGTTGCGATCCACACTCCATCTGGAACAAAATATGGTGCAATTACCGATTTTGATGGCTTTTACAGAATAGCAAATATGAGAACTGGTGGACCTTACAAGGTTACTATCTCTTATGTTGGTTTTAAGGATTATGTAAAAGACAATACTTTTCTTCAATTAGGGGACTCGCAAAATATCAGCACTCAAATGATTGAAGAAGCTAGTGCACTTGAACAAGTTATAATTACGGTAACTAACAATAGTGTTTTTGATTCTGGTAAAACAGGTACAGAAACTACGGTGACAGAGAGGCAAATTAATTCTTTACCTTCGGTATCAAGATCTGTTGCCGACTTTGTAAGAATTACTCCTCAAGCTCAAATAACTGAAGGAGACGATGGTTTTTCTGTTTCTTTAGCTGGGCAAAATAACAGATACAATGCTTTGTATATCGACGGGGGAGTAAGTAATGATGTATTTGGTCTTGCTGGATCAGGTACCGATGGTGGTCAAACAGGAGTAAACCCATTCTCAATCGATGCGATTGAAACTTTTCAAATTAACATTGCTCCTTTTGATGTAAGACAATCAGGATTCTCTGGAGGTGCTATAAATGCAATCACTCGATCAGGAACAAATAACATAGAAGGATCTGCCTATACGTATTTTAGAAACGAAAGTCTTACAGGAAAAACTCCTCCAGATTTAGTAGGAACTGGAGAATCAAGAGAAAAATTATCTGATTACTCTGCAAAAATTTATGGTGCTCGTATTGGTGGTCCAATCATAAAAGACAAATTATTTTACTTTGTTAATTATGAGAGAGAAGAACAAGAAACTCCACAGCCATTTAACTTTAGCAACTACCAAGGAAATGCTACTTTGGCTGATGTTCAAAATCTATCTAATTTCTTACAGACTACATATGGTTATGATACTGGTGGGTTTGACAATAACACAAGAACATTAGACAGTGATAAGTTAACTGTTAAATTAGATTGGAATATTAATGATAACCATCAATTAAGTGTAAAGCACAATTTTGTAAAGGCTGATAATTTAGAAGCAAGAAATAGTGGTAACAGAAATATTGGTTTTATTAATGGTTCTGAGCTTTTTAAAAGTACTAAAAATGAAACTACTTTAGAATTTAGTTCGTCTATAGGAAGCTGGGCTTCTAATAACTTGCTTATTGGTTATAAATCGGTAAGAGATGATCGTGATCCTTCTGGTAATCCGTTTCCAACTGTTGATATTCGTGATGGTGGAGGAACAATTTCTTTTGGAGCAGAACCATTTTCTACTGCAAACTTATTAGATCAGGATATTGTTAATATAGCTAATAATTTTGAGATTTATAGCGGTAAACATACTGTAACCATAGGTACTCAACATGAGTTTTCAAAAATTAAAAACTTATTTTTCGCTTTTAATTACGGAGATTACACCTTTAATAGTTTAAATGATTTCTTTAATGGTATTATTGATGAATATCAAAAAGGATATTCTCTAGTAGGAGGTACTGCTGTAGGTGATGAGTCTTCTGGAGCATCCGAATTTAAATTATACCAACCAAGTTTTTATGTTCAGGATGAAATAAGCGTAACTGATAATTTTAAACTAACAGCTGGATTAAGAGTTGATGTTCCTATTTTTGATGCGGGTGCTGAAAATGCTGATTTTAATGATAGAACTATTCCTCTTCTTGAAGCTGCAGGAAAAGATCTTCAAGGAGCAAGAGTAGGTGAAAAAATTAGACCTTCTGCACATTTATCTCCTCGTGTTGGATTTAACTGGGATGTAAAAAATGACAAGACTACTCAAGTACGTGGTGGTTTTGGTATTTTTACTTCAAGAATCCCATTAGTATGGCCAGGTGGTTCATATAACAATAATGGTATTACTGGTGGATTTACTGGCGGATTTAATCTAGATCCTTCTACAATAACTTTTAACCCAAATGTTAACCAACAACCTGTAGCCGTAGCACCAGGAACTGGAGAAACAGCAGGAAATATCGACATTTTCACTCCTGATCTAAAATTACCTCAGGTAATGAAATATAATATCGCTGTTGATCAAAAATTACCGCTTTGGGGATTAATTGCAAGTGCAGACTTTTTATACACAGATGTTATTACTAATATTTATTATCAAAACTTAAATATTCGTGGACCAGAAGGAACTTTAAATGGTGCTGATAACAGACCGTACTACAGTGATAGTTTCGGAGATCGAATCGATAACACTTATGGAAGAATAATTCTTGGAACCAATACTGGTGAAGGATTCTCTTATAATACATCTTTTACCCTAAGAAAACCTTTTGACAACGGATTTCAAGGAAGTGTATCCTATTCTTATGGTGAATCAGAATCCATTTTTGATGGTACTTCTTCACAAAACAGCTCACAGTGGAGAAATATCCAAACGGTAAATGGTAAGAACTCTAACATCCCAAGATCAAGATCTGATTTTTCACAAGGATCTCGTTTTTCTGCTAATGTTAGTTATGAAAAAGAATACCTAGGGTTTATGAAATCAACAATTGCATTATTTTATGAAGGTACACAAGGCACCCCTCACTCTTTTGTTTACAGAGAAGGTAGAGACCTTTTAAATGATGATTCTAGAGATAACGCTCTTATCTACATCCCGTCAAACGCAAGTGAAATTAACCTTGTTCCTTTTAGAGATAGTGACGGAGACATCATCCCAGGATCAGCTACTCCTGCAGAACAGTGGGCTTCATTAGATGCTTTTATAGAAGGAAATGATTATTTAAGAAAAAGAAGAGGAGGATATGCAGAACGTAATGGAGATAGAGGTCCTTGGAGTCATGCTATTGACTTAAAATTCTTACAGGATTTTTATATCAAAACTGGAGAAAAGAAAAATACGCTTCAGCTTTCTCTTGATATTTTCAACTTTACTAATCTTTTAAATAAAGATTGGGGAAAACGTAAATTTATCCCTGGAAATATTGCATTAATCGAAACGGTAAGAGGGGGAACAGCAGATCCTGAGTTTACCTTTGATGCTAGCTCTTTTGAAGACGGAATTGAACAAATAGATGACAATGGCCTTCAATCATCTAGATGGCAAATGCAAGTAGGATTACGTTATATATTCAACTAA
- a CDS encoding cytochrome-c peroxidase, giving the protein MKNLLQWGLVLAICVGCKNDSKQKDKDYVPVSSIGNKAVAVSELDKKARKTFGVLPKIAENPENPITHEKITLGKTLYYDKRLSKDNTQSCNTCHNLKTYGVDNQSFSIGNDGKPGGRNSPTTLNAALHMAQFWDGREPDVEAQAGGPILNPIEMAMPSETVVVDRISKIEEYVELFAKAFPEEKAPITYRNIEKAIGAFERKLITPSKFDKYMAGDGSALNKYEKKGMETFISVGCITCHTGALLGGNMYQKFGLTVNYWEYTNSEKIDNGRFDLTKNEVDKYVFKVPSLLNIEKTAPYFHDGSVKDLKKAISIMGETQLNQKLNPQQVNEIYLFLETLTGEVPQEALE; this is encoded by the coding sequence ATGAAAAACTTACTTCAATGGGGGTTAGTCCTTGCAATATGTGTAGGGTGTAAAAACGATTCTAAACAAAAAGACAAAGATTACGTCCCTGTTTCCTCAATAGGAAATAAGGCGGTTGCAGTATCAGAACTTGACAAAAAAGCTCGAAAAACTTTTGGTGTATTACCCAAAATAGCAGAAAACCCAGAAAATCCTATAACCCATGAGAAAATAACTCTGGGTAAAACACTTTATTATGACAAACGACTTTCTAAAGACAATACACAAAGTTGCAATACCTGCCATAATCTAAAAACATATGGAGTTGACAATCAATCTTTTTCGATAGGTAATGATGGTAAACCAGGAGGGCGTAACTCTCCTACAACTCTAAATGCCGCACTACATATGGCTCAATTTTGGGATGGGCGAGAACCCGATGTAGAAGCACAAGCCGGAGGTCCTATATTAAATCCAATAGAAATGGCAATGCCTAGCGAAACAGTAGTAGTAGATCGAATATCAAAAATCGAAGAATACGTTGAGCTTTTTGCCAAAGCTTTTCCAGAAGAGAAAGCCCCTATAACCTACAGAAACATAGAAAAGGCCATTGGTGCTTTTGAACGAAAATTAATTACTCCTTCTAAGTTCGACAAATACATGGCTGGCGATGGTTCTGCATTAAACAAATATGAAAAGAAAGGTATGGAAACTTTTATAAGTGTTGGTTGCATTACCTGCCATACAGGGGCACTACTAGGAGGTAATATGTATCAAAAATTTGGGCTTACTGTAAATTATTGGGAGTATACAAACAGTGAAAAAATAGATAACGGTAGATTTGATCTCACTAAAAATGAAGTCGATAAATACGTCTTTAAGGTTCCTTCGTTACTTAATATTGAAAAAACAGCACCTTACTTTCATGATGGTAGTGTTAAAGATCTTAAAAAAGCCATTTCAATTATGGGAGAAACTCAGTTAAATCAAAAATTAAATCCACAGCAAGTTAACGAGATTTATTTATTTTTAGAAACCTTAACAGGAGAGGTTCCGCAGGAAGCTTTAGAATAA
- a CDS encoding secondary thiamine-phosphate synthase enzyme YjbQ codes for MRFFQKEIQLPSYPRGFHLITSKILAEINEIKQIQVGQLQVFIKHTSASLTINENADPTVRQDFESHMNVMVPENASYYIHTYEGPDDMPAHIKASLMGASVLVPVTNGELNLGTWQGIYLCEHRNYGGPRKLVLTAYGV; via the coding sequence ATGAGATTTTTTCAAAAAGAAATACAATTACCATCATATCCCAGAGGATTTCACTTGATTACTTCTAAAATTCTTGCCGAAATAAATGAGATAAAGCAAATACAGGTAGGTCAGTTACAGGTGTTTATTAAGCATACATCTGCTAGTCTTACTATAAATGAGAATGCAGACCCTACAGTACGACAGGATTTTGAAAGTCATATGAATGTTATGGTTCCAGAAAATGCTTCTTATTATATACATACCTATGAGGGTCCTGATGATATGCCTGCTCATATTAAAGCTTCATTGATGGGGGCTTCTGTTTTGGTTCCTGTTACTAACGGAGAATTAAATCTAGGAACATGGCAAGGTATTTATCTCTGTGAGCATAGAAATTACGGAGGCCCAAGAAAACTGGTTTTAACAGCTTATGGAGTATAG
- a CDS encoding Cof-type HAD-IIB family hydrolase — MDLSQIKMVATDMDGTLLNTNGEVSRRFFELFEELNSLGVTFVAASGRQYYSIIDKLKPIKDDIYVIAENGALTMQQDKELQTTEIDRETYLELLDITKKLQGSQVIVCGRKRGYIEDYGQDFIDMFNEYYYRYEIVKDLAEVIDDQYLKIAICNQKGAEEYLYPALKHLENKLKVKVSGEIWLDLSHNLANKGHALQQLQKNNNILPEETMVFGDYNNDLEMMTKATYSFAMENAHPNVKAIANYSTKSNNDNGVEYMLHKMIEAKKAN, encoded by the coding sequence ATGGATCTATCACAAATCAAAATGGTTGCTACAGATATGGATGGCACACTTCTTAACACTAATGGTGAAGTTAGCCGTCGTTTTTTTGAACTTTTTGAAGAGTTAAATAGCCTGGGTGTAACCTTTGTTGCTGCTAGTGGAAGACAATACTATAGTATTATTGATAAACTAAAACCAATTAAAGATGATATCTATGTCATTGCCGAAAACGGAGCTCTGACTATGCAACAAGACAAAGAACTTCAGACTACAGAGATCGATCGCGAAACGTATCTGGAATTACTTGATATCACTAAAAAATTACAAGGCTCACAAGTAATAGTTTGTGGAAGAAAACGAGGGTATATTGAAGATTACGGGCAAGATTTTATCGATATGTTTAATGAATATTATTATCGATATGAAATTGTGAAAGATCTCGCAGAAGTAATCGATGATCAATATCTCAAAATTGCGATTTGCAATCAAAAAGGAGCAGAAGAATACCTCTATCCTGCTTTAAAACATCTAGAGAACAAATTGAAAGTAAAAGTATCTGGAGAAATCTGGCTAGACCTTTCTCATAACCTTGCCAATAAAGGCCATGCACTACAACAATTGCAAAAAAATAATAATATATTACCAGAAGAGACTATGGTTTTTGGAGACTACAACAATGACCTCGAAATGATGACCAAAGCAACATATAGCTTTGCTATGGAAAATGCCCATCCAAACGTAAAGGCAATTGCCAATTACTCAACAAAAAGTAATAATGACAATGGTGTAGAATATATGCTACATAAGATGATTGAAGCCAAAAAAGCTAACTAA
- the lepA gene encoding translation elongation factor 4 gives MKNIRNFCIIAHIDHGKSTLADRLLDFTGSVTAREAQAQLLDSMDLERERGITIKSHAIQMEYKHKGEEYILNLIDTPGHVDFSYEVSRSIAACEGALLIVDAAQSIQAQTISNLYLALENDLEIIPVLNKVDLPSANPEEVTDDIVDLLGCDAEEVIPASAKTGIGIEEILTAIIERVPPPEGNPEEPLQALIFDSVYNSFRGVETYFKVVNGEIKKGQQIKFVATGKNYSADEVGTLKLNQEPKQVIKTGDVGYLITGIKDAREVKVGDTITDAKTPTQNAIEGFEDVKPMVFAGIYPVDTEDYEELRNSMEKLQLNDASLVFVPESSAALGFGFRCGFLGMLHMEIIQERLEREFNMTVITTVPNVSYHAFTNKNPDDVIIVNNPSDLPDPSSMNRVEEPYIKASIITKSDFVGSVMSLCIEKRGEITNQTYLTTERVELTFDMPLAEIVFDFYDRLKTVSKGYASFDYAPIGLRSSKLVKVDILLNGNIVDALSALLHKDNAYDIGKKICEKLKELIPRQQFDIPIQAAIGAKFIARETVKALRKDVTAKCYGGDISRKRKLLEKQKKGKKRMRQVGNVEIPQEAFMAVLKLND, from the coding sequence ATGAAAAATATTAGAAATTTTTGCATTATTGCACATATTGATCACGGCAAGAGTACACTGGCAGATCGATTATTGGACTTTACCGGATCAGTAACCGCTCGTGAAGCGCAAGCACAATTACTTGATAGTATGGATTTGGAGCGTGAACGTGGGATTACGATCAAGAGTCATGCAATCCAGATGGAATATAAACATAAAGGAGAGGAGTATATCCTTAATCTTATTGATACTCCGGGTCATGTTGATTTTTCTTATGAGGTTTCTCGTTCTATTGCAGCCTGTGAAGGAGCACTACTAATTGTAGATGCAGCACAAAGTATACAGGCGCAGACAATTTCTAATTTATATCTGGCTCTCGAAAATGATCTGGAAATTATTCCGGTACTCAATAAAGTAGACTTACCAAGTGCTAATCCAGAAGAAGTAACTGATGATATTGTAGATCTCTTGGGGTGTGATGCCGAAGAAGTAATTCCTGCAAGTGCTAAAACGGGAATAGGTATAGAAGAAATTCTTACCGCCATCATAGAACGTGTTCCGCCACCAGAAGGAAATCCTGAAGAGCCATTACAAGCCCTGATTTTTGATTCGGTATATAACTCGTTTAGAGGTGTAGAAACATATTTTAAGGTAGTTAATGGTGAAATTAAAAAGGGGCAACAGATTAAGTTTGTGGCTACCGGGAAAAACTATTCTGCTGATGAGGTAGGAACATTAAAATTAAATCAGGAACCTAAACAGGTAATCAAAACAGGAGATGTAGGATATCTTATTACAGGTATTAAAGATGCACGCGAAGTAAAAGTAGGAGATACGATTACAGATGCCAAAACACCTACACAAAATGCTATTGAAGGTTTTGAGGATGTAAAACCCATGGTATTTGCAGGGATTTATCCTGTAGATACAGAAGATTATGAAGAGCTTCGTAATTCTATGGAAAAATTACAACTTAATGATGCTTCTTTGGTGTTTGTGCCAGAGAGTTCAGCAGCACTAGGTTTTGGTTTTAGATGTGGATTCCTGGGGATGTTACATATGGAGATTATCCAGGAACGACTGGAGCGTGAATTTAACATGACCGTGATCACTACGGTACCTAATGTATCTTATCATGCGTTTACCAATAAAAACCCTGATGATGTCATAATTGTAAATAACCCATCTGATTTACCAGACCCTTCTTCTATGAACAGAGTAGAAGAACCGTATATCAAAGCTTCTATTATTACCAAATCTGATTTTGTAGGATCCGTAATGTCTTTATGTATTGAGAAACGAGGAGAGATTACTAATCAAACGTATTTAACTACAGAACGAGTAGAACTTACCTTTGATATGCCATTGGCAGAGATCGTATTTGATTTTTATGATCGTTTAAAAACAGTATCAAAAGGATATGCATCATTTGATTATGCGCCGATTGGTTTACGTTCTTCTAAACTGGTGAAGGTTGATATATTACTTAACGGAAATATTGTAGATGCGTTATCTGCATTATTACATAAAGATAATGCTTATGATATTGGTAAAAAGATTTGTGAGAAATTAAAAGAATTAATCCCTCGCCAACAATTTGATATCCCAATACAGGCAGCAATTGGAGCAAAATTTATTGCTCGTGAAACCGTAAAAGCTCTTCGTAAAGATGTAACAGCCAAATGTTATGGTGGTGATATTTCTCGTAAACGTAAATTATTAGAAAAGCAGAAAAAAGGAAAGAAACGAATGCGCCAGGTAGGAAATGTAGAGATTCCTCAGGAAGCATTTATGGCAGTATTAAAACTAAATGATTAG